One Triticum dicoccoides isolate Atlit2015 ecotype Zavitan chromosome 3B, WEW_v2.0, whole genome shotgun sequence genomic window, ACCATAAATAAGGTGCATACAATACATAACTGTACAAGGGTGTTTTTGGACAACTATTTTTAGTTACAAAAGGTCTATAAACCGAAAATTCATATTGTCGTGTTAAAACTAAAAGTGGAAcactaacatgctgttcttaatttATTCTGAAGCTAAGTGCAATTAAACACCATGATATCATCATTTGGTTTTTCTCTATTGTGGATTTCTATGTAGGATATTACTAGACCCTACCGTGTATTTTATACCTAAGGGATTTTTATAAATAAACAAGCAACTTGTCAAGTTCATGTGTCCACAAGTCTGTGCACTTAAAGACCTTTTCTTTTTACAAATTACAAGATTTCCATGCTATGCATTTACTAGTTGCAATTCTAGGTTATTGTAATTTGCACTGTATCAACTTTAAATGTTCTGCTGACATGTCATATGTTTATTATTACAAGCATTTTTCTATTTGGAGTCATGTGCCGTTTCTTACATAAAGATAGTCGGGATATAGATGTTCACTGTATTTACACTTTCCAGCATTTTGTTCTGTGTCACCAAACGCAAGCATTTTGATTTCTTCTGTGTACAAAAAATATACTCCAACAGGTGGAAGCAAGCATCCTATGCCTTTTACTGACTTGATGAACTGGAATTGTGCAATCGGTTATGGTGTAGGCTCAAGTAGCCCACTCAGCCCTTCATTTAATTTTGCACTAGAGCTTGTTAGAAGTTCGCAGGTTTGTTATATTTATTCCTTATTAGTTGACAAGAAAGCTTCATATTGTGTGTTAGCTGGCAATAGCTTTAGGTATTTTTCACAAGATTAAAAACAGAGTGCCAGGCATGATGTCTATTGGTTTGTTAGGTTGCACTGGCTTATGCATTTTGACAGGATTATAAACAGACTGCCGGCCATGATGTGTatttgatgcatataattaagatgCTCCTATTTTTAAAAATTTAATACTGCTGTTGTGAACATGACTATTCTTTGGAAGAATTATTTAACTATACCATTCTCTGTTTGTAATTTCAATAAATTATTACTTCTATGGTATGCATGTGTTTGTAAAATGAGCACTGCTATATGCACGACACTATGCACACGATTTACAGACGACAATCCAATCAGTCGGTTGATGCATGGCAACAGACGGCAGCACACCCACAGATGGGCGGTCGTGCAATGGTCGTGCATAGTGTTTGTCGTGTGCAGAGCAGTTCCATTGTAAAATTCCTCGATTTTGACTTACAAATAAAGAATCCAGTGATCTTATGTATGTTTCCTTCGATAGACTATTAAGAAGTGGCCCTCAGCTACTAAAGGAGAACCTTGATATATAAATATAGTTTTTCCTTCATCAAATCTCATACACAGCAAAAGTTACATTTATTTATTCTCACTTAATGGCATTTCCTTTTCCTTGGTGTGCAGCTGGTTGCATCGTTCTATCAACACCATATTTCTGCAAAGGCAAGTGCAATTGCATTTCATTTCTTGATAACTAGAGTTGCTTCCTGCAACTACAATTGGGATTTAAAATATATCTCCTTTATCCTACTTAGCAATTTACTCTAGCAGTTCCATAAGAAAAATACTCTGCCAGCCCTTGAGGATTGGGTTATTTGTCCTGTTGCCATCTTTTCCTAGGTGAATAACAAGTTATATAACGTGCATATTATTTTGAAGATCATTGTTCTAATCCTTTTAGCTAGTTGCATATGTAGGCAAGACCATTGCCATGTAATGGTTGTCCTATATTTCATCTTTTAGGGAAACATTTTCTTGAAAGGTTTTAGGAAAACATTTGATAGACTTCAGTCTGTATTTAATTTGGGGATATATTACAGTTCATTTCTTTGAATACTAATGTTTAAAGCATGCATGCATTAAAATCTGATTATGTGCATTTAAAAgaaatatcatattgtttggaattctAGCAGAATAAAATCCAATTTGGGATTAGTGTCCAGAATTACGAACTTAGGAGAAATCATATCCACCCAGTGAATAACAGGATCGACACTTAGGTGAAAGAATTTAGTTTGTGTCTTTCGTGGGTTGAAATaagaagttattattatatttaaatATTTCATCTTAACCAAGAGTCTGCATACTATATCAGGTACTAAATTATCGGGGTGGAGATGAAACTTTGAACTACATTGATCTTGGACTTGAGCTAGCCACAAGGTATACCTTAAACAAATACATATTTATCAGTTTTGCGACTGATTCAGTTTACTACAGCTCCATCTTGTGTGAACTTTAGGGTGGATAAAGACAAACCAACAGATGATGCTGGCAATTCATCGTTTCAGGTAGCTGCAAGTTGGCAGCTTCATACAGATTTACTTGTAAAGGTCAGCCGCACCTCAGTTATTTTCTTTTATGTTAGTGTATCCTGGCAACCGATGCTTCACATGCATGCCATGTCTTGAtggtctatttttaagtattagatATTTCTTATCAATCCTGCGGGAACAGAACTATTTCCCCTGAAATTATTCCGAAATTCCTGTAAAATTAAGAATCCACTGAAATATTTTTGTCGACTAGTCAACGCGGTGGCAATATTTACGAGAACTCGCATGTTGGAGATTTATaacttactccctctgtaaagaaatataagatcatttagAGAAAGAGGGAGTACATGTTTGGCCTTCCTTCAAACATTTGTTACCTCCAGTTATACTAAATTTGGAGTTAGCTATTCCTGTCTTGATTTATTTGACAATCATCATTCTTATTTTCTTACCAGGGGAAATTAGGCCCTTCGAAATCTTCTGCAGCATTGGCGTATAAGTTTCCACCCTTCTTTACATGTAGTATCACAGGTTTGCAACCCTTCAATTCCTTGAAATAATTTTATTTGCAGGCGCAACTGTGTTATAGCCTTTTTTTTAAGGATGCTGCATAAGACCTTGCTCCTGAGCTTCTCTATGTCTCTATGTTCATGTTGCCATAATATATTATCTAGTTCAGCTCTATGCTTTATTCAGAAAGAATCCGCTGTTTCCCATATTCACAGCAGAGTTTTCAAAATATATTGAACCTAAACACCTTACTTGATTATATAAAGCACCTCAGTGTTCCTATATATCGTGAACTGACCGCTCGAGAATCTGATACAAGATGTTTTGATGCCGGCCTTTAGTTCATGTTATATAGTTTTTGTAATTCTCGTAACATATGAACAATAATAACTATGATATCACCATGAATCATCAGTAGCTAATTGAATATGAAAGGATGCCATCTTTTATTGTAGACATGTCGGTGTTGTTTGAAGATTTCATCCGCTTTCTCAACAATGTTTCCTATTTGCAGTTGAAAATGATCATTCGAAAGGTACAAGATCGTATGGGTTGGGAATTCGTGTTGAGGATTTCAGAGAAGCCAGGTTGCATTTTTTTTGTCACGTATATATGATAGTAGTATGTCAGTAGTATCATGAAGTAAACCAATTTGTTTTGATTACTAATATTCTTATTGATGTTGTGCTAATAAGACTATTTCCTATCTTAATGCAGATACCAAACACTTAATCGAGAGTGTACGGTCTTGAAACAACATGAGATAGACGTTGATGGGAAGAAGCGCACCCTCGAGTTTGACTTTGGTCCAggcaactatgacaatttaccaacGGAGTTGAAACCTATTGACAAAGTATTGTAATTGTAGGTTGTTACACTTGCTCTTCATCATGTAGTCGGGAAGCCCCATAAAACTATCAGTTATTATGGGTGTTAGTAGATTAGTTGATCGACTCTGCTTTGATAAGGAATGTGTTGAGACAGACTGTCATTCAACCGTGAAATACAATGGTACTGTATGCAGTTATCTGTCAAATGTTCAAGAGATAGATCTTCAACTGTCAGCAGGCTTAAGGTGTgagtttttttttctctctcttcaaGTCGGCCCCATCGGATCTTGAATACTCGATTATCTGTACTATTATTAAAAAAACAAAACACATGACCATCAGGCCCATCTAGTTAGATCTAACCAGCCACATAAAAAATCTCACCTGACCTGTGTATGTTTAGCAATTTAGCCATGCAACGAGTCCCTCCCTCCCCATGATCCCGCTGCTCCACCACAGTCGCCGATTCCGGTTTATCGTGAGTTTGTGACGCCCACCGTGCTCTTGCTTGCACCACCGGccgccctcccctcccctcccgtggTCCAGCGCCGACTCCAGCTCCGGCAGACGTTTGGGGGAGGGTCGCCGCTCCACCTTAGAGCATGTCTAGTAAAATCCTCAAATCCTTAAAGCAAGCATGTCTAGTAAAACCCTCAAACCCTTAAagcagttttaagggttgagaagtgccagtttttttggcacttttaagggttgaaaaacaagggcaaagactagaaccctcaaactcAATCCTTAAACTGctttaagggttgggtttgagggttctagtctttgcttCAACCCTAACCTTTAAATCTATCATTTGACATCTCACAATTTATGACTACAAGAATACAATCAACCTCTATTCTTCAGCTTGATCCTACAATAGTTGtcctcgatcctttgccaataccgTTTACCGGCTTGATCGGTGCCGGTGCTTGCATCCATCCCCACAGCTGCCCAAGCACGAACCAAGAGGATATCTTCCGCATCGGTGTAGTTTGTCGACCGCGCGtgtgggcgggaagcggcggtgaatgcctcctcccctatctcggccacctcctcctcgtcatccccttcatcctcctcatcttcatccaaGTCGTCaccaaagactagaaccctcaaactcAACCCTTAAACTACTTTAAGGGTtaggtttgagggttctagtctttgcctcaaccccaacctttaaaTCTATCATTTGACATCTCACAATTTATGACTACAAGAATACAATCAACCTCTAAACAAACTACCAAatgacaatcattgatgcatggtttaatagtttacatcacaaaatcatcatcctccccctctcatcGGCACCATCACCAAGAAGTTGCACCTCGGCGCCATTTCCTAGACCACATGCGGgctccatcaagcatctccataGGCGCCGGTGGAGTCGTCCACACCGCCATCGCCACAACTACTCATCGGAGTGTCACCTCGAAAAGTAGAGGACGCACCACggaacatcctcttcctctccgtGATGTCCTCCTTGTAGTCATTCCACCATTGCAATTGGTCTTCATCCATGTCCttcttggacatcatcatgtgctccttctcttccaccatgagttctttccatacctttgcctctttgagcttgatcatcctctcctccAAGTCGGCCTTGCTCTTTGCTTCTTCACGCTTTGCTTCAACTTGTGCAAGCTTGACCTCTTTCTTCTTCTCGGTGATAAGAAGCTTCGTCTCCAATGTCTTCGTTGTCAATTCCTCTCTTGCCTTCATCATGTGCTCCATCTTCTCCCTTAGGCTTGACGCCTCTCCTTCCATCTTCACCCTTAGCTTGCCCTTCTTGGTTCCCTCGGGCTTGCCCAAgttcctctcctcctcatcttcactatcATCCATCCTAAGCATTGCCGACTTCTTGGGTGCGGTCTCTTGATCCCTCAACTTCCACTTGTCAAAGGTTTGAAGCATTGCCCAAGCATGCTTAAATGGGAATGGCTTTCCCTTGGAAGCGGCCATCTCCTTGTACCTCATGCCGGCAATTGTCTCCTATCAACCACACATAATCACATAAGAACCCACCAATAGCATAGTACACACACATAATCAAAATAGTAAAGAGATATGTACTCACATAGTCACTCTCCACGGTTCCACTAGGTGGTGCATCCCTCACTTGGTCCATGTCCGCACTCCAACTAGCACAAGCGGGCTTCATCaactcccaccggccttgaagcgGCCGGTAAGTGCGAGAGATGAACCCACTATTCTTCGGCTTGATCCTACAATAGTTGtcctcgatcctttgccaataccgTTTATCGGCTTGATCGGTGCCGGTGCTTGCATCCATCCCCACAGCCGCCCAAGCACGAACCAAGAGGATATCTTCCGCCTCGGTGTAGTTTGTCAACCGCGCGTGTGGGTGGGAAGCGGCGGTGAATGCCTCCTCCCCtatctcggccacctcctcctcgtcatccccttcatcctcctcatcttcctctaagTCGTCACCAACCCTAAAGGGTTCTAGAGGCGGAGCCCCGAGGTCCACCTCCGTGTCTTGGAGGAGGTCCATGAACGAGGATGGGGTTGCCATTTCCTCGAACACCTCGTGCGCGGCGGGAGGAggttcggcgacggcggcgggcgggGCCGCGGGCTTCTTCCGCAGCTTCTTCATGGCCGGAGACGAGCCGACAACCTTGGAGGAAGCCCCTCGCGGCCCATGGGAGGCCGCCTTCGGCCGGCTCTTCCtgggggcgggcgcggcggcgggggcgggcNNNNNNNNNNNNNNNNNNNNNNNNNNNNNNNNNNNNNNNNNNNNNNNNNNNNNNNNNNNNNNNNNNNNNNNNNNNNNNNNNNNNNNNNNNNNNNNNNNNNNNNNNNNNNNNNNNNNNNNNNNNNNNNNNNNNNNNNNNNNNNNNNNNNNNNNNNNNNNNNNNNNNNNNNNNNNNNNNNNNNNNNNNNNNNNNNNNNNNNNNNNNNNNNNNNNNNNNNNNNNNNNNNNNNNNNNNNNNNNNNNNNNNNNNNNNNNNNNNNNNNNNNNNNNNNNNNNNNNNNNNNNNNNNNNNNNNNNNNNNNCACGGTCGGGTGCTGGGCGggtgcgggggcgggggcggggcccGAGTCGGGCGGGgcaggcgcggcggcgggcggggaCGCGGCGGCGGTGGAGACCTCCATGGCTGGCGTGGGGCGCGAcggcgggaggaggcggcgggagGAGCCGGGGAGGCGGGGATGAAATTTCCCTCCCGCGTGAGAGGAAAGAGGAGTGCGGGTTTGGGGGAGTTTTTCCTCCCAACCCTCACTTCTACAGGTTGGGGAGCAgtttgagggttggacctctaAATTTATTTACGGGTTTGAGGGTTTAGAGGTTCTAGTCTACGGCTATTTTTTGGCGAAAACTGTAAAAAACCAGTTATTTTTAAAGGTTTGAGGATTTGAGGCCTCTACTAGACTTGCTCTTAGACTCCTGCGCCGAAGCCACTCCTGTACCGCTACGCCGGGCGTGGATTGCAACGAGCCAATGGCGTGCGGGAGCGGAGAAAAATCTTAGTACCAAACCAGGTCTCACAAGCGTACGCACGTACGCGTACATGcgtttctttctttttccttttttcctcctACGCTACCACGCGCCATGCATGCACTCACTTCGTTTTTCCTTTATAAATAAGTTAGAAATCCCGGTCTCCCCTGGCACATCAGCAAATCCACTCCTGAAAGGGCAACAAGGTCCGGGATTAGGGAGGACACGGTATAGACTTCAGGGATTTGAAGATGAGGGTTCGTTTTCGACGAGGCCTACAAACTTCACTCCAAGCCAGGATGTGAGACCCATTTGAATGTGCGATACAAGGCGATGACAATCTCAAAGCATCCCATTCCCACTCGCCATCAATTCTCAATTCCAATCGCTCGTTCCCACTTCCCAATTCCAAAACCCATGTACTTCAGGCCCGTTCGGCAATCCACCGACTCCTTAAAATCCACGGATATGGGAGCACCTTTTTGCCTGCTCCGAGGTTTCTAACTTCAGCTTCGTCCGCTCCAGGAGTGGAGGCGTGGAGCAGAGGGACACCGAACGGGCCCTTCATCATCATGCTAGGCACTTCTGATTACGATCCTGTTTTTTCTTTTGCGAGAAGATTACGATCCTGTTATTCTTGCTTGCGTCAATGGCGGATACACCGCAGGGCCTTGACGGCGCggccaaacaacatgatgcaacctCTCGTTCATGGCCTCGCTGCAGGAGCTCGTCGCCCGCCGACCTGTCGGACGACTCATCCATGGCGGAACCATGCCACACTGTTGGCTCGGCGAACGACACGTTCAGGGACAGTGCGCTAAGGTTTCGTCGCGGACGGCCGGATAAACTGCCCGTGGACGGCGGCCGTACGAGACGACAGTCGAATGACGATAGCGACCATACCAGACGCCGATGCCGGTGGCTGGCCGTACTCCTTGTCGAGGACTACTCCATCCTCGGTGAGCGAGAGAAACGTATTTataaccgaagcgttttctgttaaaACAGTAATGGACCCAGAAGTAGTGATTTTTATTGCAGAAAAATCCGTGATATTAAAACCTTAACAACTTTTTATTCCCAACTCCAGATGGATTAATTCTTTTTCTGACATTCTTTATTTTTCATCTAGTTTATTATAGTAtctatttcaaaattttccaaacaactttttttacAGTTTTCAAATCATGTTGTAATTGCATTATTTTGAAAGTAGGATATATGGAGGGAAATGAATTTTCAAAGCTTATGGAGTGCACCCAACTTTTCTACATGCCCAAGGCAAGCATCTTGGACACTTGATATGATGACTGCTTGGTTGATTGCTTGCTAGAATTTTTTAAACATGTTTATGTTACCTCAAATGGAATTGCACATAGATGATCATGCATATGTAGTCCCTTGTCAACATTTTATTTCACTTTAACATGAAACATTCGTGCCACACATGCCTATGTTGATCCTGACTAACCTGCAGGAAAGAATTTGTCACAAATAAAAGTGACCGTGAAACATGAACCTTGTAGTGATAAGAGTGATCAGTGAGGCATGTTGGGTTGTGACCTTGTTGGTATTGCTAAAGGAAATATAATGTGCTAACCACTGCAGGAAatatgaacctcctgagtcgaccgtagatcgagtcttgttccggtaacccccaaacTTGATTCGTGCTACCACATGTCCCTGTCACAGGTAAGATATGGTTCACTAAGTTGTTAACCCCTTTCCCGCAGACACCGTACGGGtaggtgatacgtcttcaacgtatctataatttatgaagtattcatgctatgtttacaataattttatatggttttagtatgatttggatggaactaacttggattaacgttgttttcagcagaactaccatggcgttgttttttgtgtagaaataaaagttctccaaatgcaacgaaacttttttaCGATTTTTTTTGGGAACAAAAGAGGCATTAGAAGCTTCGTGTGAGGGCTAGAAGACCCacgaggtgggcaaaacccaccagggcgcgccagagcgGCCTGGCGCGCCCAGAGGGGTCGTCCTCACCCCGAGGCCCATCTTCACGTGATTCCAACAatgaaaaatcctataaatagagaaacaatCGGAaaaaaccctagatcggaagttccgccgccgcaagcctctatagtcaCTAAaaacaatcgggagcccgttccgacaccctgccagaggggaaaatcatcaccggaggccatcttcatcttcCATATGGTCTCCATGattaggagggagtagtccaccctcggggtcgagggcttgtaccagtagctatgtgtttaatctctctctctctctctctctctctctctctctctctcgtgttcttgagatggcacgatcttgatgaatcgcgggctttgttaatatatttggatcatatggtgtttctccctccccATCTtattatgatgaattgagttttccctttgagctttcgttcttatcggattgaatacttttatggatttgagagtacttgatatatgtattgcatataaatactcgtggtgacaatgggtattatattgattcacttgagatatgttttggcactcaactcgcggattctcaaggtgacattggggtaacctatgcataggagttgatgcatgttctcttcttttgtttctccggtagaaatcttggggcactctttgaggttctttgtgttgaattgagtattatgaatctgaatttgctttggtgttattttagtacgaactcttgatagatcgatcggaaagaataacttggtgttattttagtatgaactcttgatagatcgatcggaaagaataacttggtgttattttagtacgagctcttggatagattgatcggaaagaatagctacaaacaatttcatcttatgttctccaatagataagaactttggagtgattcttcattgcacgttgagggatggttatatgatccaattagattagcattgttgagagattgcactagcgaaagtacggaccctaggcctcattttcaagcattgcaataccgtttgtgctccgttttatcaattgctacattGCTGTTTTTTTTATTGTTctcattacaaaaatcaatatgtacacttgtatcaccatctcttcgccgaactagtgcacctatacaatttaccattgtatttggtgtgttggggacacaagagattttctTTATTTGGTTGCGGTGTtgtttgacagagaccatcttcatcctacgtctcccacggagtgataaaccttaggtcatccacttgagggaaatttgctactgtcctccaAAACTCTGTGCttagaggcccaacacgagtctacaagaacaagttgtgtagtagacatcaaactcttttctggcgccgttgtcgggaaggtgagtgcttgaaggtatatctttagatcttgcaattaaatATTTTAGTTTCTTCTCCCTCCGTTGCCTCCTGAACCTTCTCCTGAACCTTCTAGTTTGATATTGAAGGTTCAGGAGAAGACCTTCTAGTGTCCCATctagtatatctttagatcttgcaattaaatATCGTCAGGTCTTCTCCTGAACCTTCTAGTGTCCCATCTGGTCCACAAAAAATCCAAGTATTTTctacgtttggactctgtttgatattgatttcctaaaagagccaaaaacatgtaaaaaacagcaactgtcactacactaggttaataggttagtcccaaaaatgatatataattgcataataaacatccaagattgataatataatagtatggaataataaaaaattatagatatgttggagacgtatcagggacaaCAAGCGTGGAGGAGACAGAGAAACACATTGTCCAAGCTGCAACGAAGTCTATAGCGtaagttctactccctccgtcccatactaTAGGAGCGTTTACACTAGtgtaaaaacactcttatattatgggacggagggagtatctctccCCCTTCTTGTTAGTTGTTCTTGTTGTTTGAGGAGAGATGATGTTCTTCCTGCATGGCTAAGCCATCCATTTCTTGGAGATTATGACACATGCAGTTTTGGTCCGATGTATAGTACATTTCACGCATGTTGCTTATTCAATTGAATTTTGTTCCCTCACATCAATCATTTACTATGATTCATCCATAGTACCTTTACTAGAGATTGCACGAACGCTATGCTTTGTCCATTGTATCATGCTATGCTCTACTCTCACATGCTTTTTCATAATGTTTACAAACTAAAAATCATTTTATCTTACAAACCAAAATTCCAATTGAAGATCCATTTGCATATGTGTGCTCTAGTGATGAGGGCTTTCAAACAAGACCATTCTCAGAATATATTTTGACAAGTTTTAGAAATCAgatttcaaaacatggtgaaacacTATTAAACATGGTCtcatttcactagtagaaaacagggcttacgttcgggccagataagcccattagtcctggttcagtcacGAAGCAGGACtcatgggtgttggggaacgttgcagaaaacaaaaattttcctactcgtttcaccaagatcatctaggagttcatctagcaacgagtgattagatgcatctacatacctttgtagattgcgagcggaagcgttcaaaagaacggtgatgatgtagtcgtactcgacgtgatccaaatcaccgatgaccagcgccgaacggacggcacctccgtgttcaacacacgtacggaacagccacgtctcctccttcttgatccagcaagggagggaggagaggttgagggagatggcaccagcagcagcacgacggcgtggtgttgatggagctgcagtactccggtagagcttcgctaagcactatggaggttgaggaggtgttggggagggagaaggaggcaaccaaaggccaaggcgttcaggtatgaagtccctcctctcccccactatatataggggtgcca contains:
- the LOC119274566 gene encoding uncharacterized protein LOC119274566, yielding MGVKKPQPAPEKPKPEPQVLVPPVFDFPPLAARTRMLVPAYELMFGKLARRSLFDDYLHSGGVDAQIVLKQLGDSHADLTATMSTNGGEAHFRWQRDLKDPNTFVDFLVSTSKPTMRLSSSIYYPKYRIGAFGTFPLNMANRACPEDYGVMGLRYGSENLSIGASFVPFPSPGEVPYGAWLVGRKGNLSAGVQYKPIGGSKHPMPFTDLMNWNCAIGYGVGSSSPLSPSFNFALELVRSSQLVASFYQHHISAKVLNYRGGDETLNYIDLGLELATRVDKDKPTDDAGNSSFQVAASWQLHTDLLVKGKLGPSKSSAALAYKFPPFFTCSITVENDHSKGTRSYGLGIRVEDFREARYQTLNRECTVLKQHEIDVDGKKRTLEFDFGPGNYDNLPTELKPIDKVL